The DNA region TCATTACAACATGGGCCCCCAGGCAGCGGGTTTATTTGGATTAGTTGGAGTCAGCGGTGCTTTGGCAGCTCCTTTAGTTGGAAAAACGGCTGATAAGAAAGGTTCTAGATTTGTTATAGGAATATGTTTAGTTGTTATAATAATTTCTTATATATTCTTTCTTCTATTTGGATTTAAAGTATGGGGATTGATTTTAGGAGTTATATTACTTGATTTAGGAGCCCAATCAGGTAATGTTTCCAATCAAACCAGAGTGCATTCTTTAAATGAAGAAATGCGTAACAGAATTAATACTGTGTATATGGTAAGCTTTTTTCTAGGAGGAGCATTGGGTTCTTTTCTAGGATCTTATAGTTACGCACACTTTGGATGGTATGGAGTTTGTATTTTTGGAATAGCAACTCAAATTATAGCAGCTATTGTTCATAAAACTGCAAAATAATTTTATTGATTTAAATTTCATCAGAGATTATTATTGGGAGGAATAAGAAAATGAATTTAATAAATGTAGATAAAGAGAAATGTATCAAATGCGGAATTTGTGTAAAGGAGTGCCCCGTGCAAGTATTGAGAATTGGGGAAAATGGCCCAGAAGATATTTGCCCCGAAAAATGTATTGCCTGTGGGCATTGTGTAGCTGTCTGTCCAAGAGAAGCTATGGATAATGTAAAAACACCCTTAGTCAATCAAAAAAGTTTCCAAAATTAAGTCCTGAAGAAGCAGAAAATTTTCTTCGTTCAAGACGTTCAATACGATCTTATAAAGAAACTTCAGTTCCAAGAGAAAAGTTAGTAGAGCTTGTTAATATTGCCCATTTTGCTCCTAGTGGACATAATCTACAAGGCGTATCCTATATTATCATAGATGATAGAAAAATACTTGATAAAGCTGTTAAAATTACTGCCGAGGAATTAAAAAATGATAAAGTTTTGAGTGAAAAATTTGATGATTTTATTAAAGGGTATACTGAAAAGGGAGTAGATACTATTTTAAGAGGAGCACCTAGTCTTGTTCTGGCAATTGCGGATGCAGATTTCCCAAGAGGGAGAGAAAACACCATTTTTTCACTGGCATATATGGAGCTGTATGCACCAACTCTTGGATTAGGCTCATGCTGGGCAGGTGTATTTGAAAGGATTGCTCTTAAAGACAATTCTCCAATGCTTGAGTTATTTAATATACCTAAAGGTAAAAAAATAACTGGAGCTGTTATGGTAGGCTACCCAAAATATAATTATCCTAGATTAGTAGAGAGAAGCCCATTGAAATTTGATTTTTTATCATAAATAATTAATATAATTATCATTAAAATAAAGACAAAGTAAAATAAAAAAACATTTTTACTTTGTCTTTATTTTTTAACCTAAATTGGACTGCAAAAAAACTTCTTTCTTCTGCTCTTCTATAATTACTATATATCTTAAAGTTTGAGATTTTGAACAATGATTGAATATATCCATAAGTAACTCCAAAGATGTACCATTTTGATATGCATGATAACCAAAAGTATTACGTAATGTATCTATAGTTATAATCATTAACAAGTAAATAAGCAATATATACGTTGTTTACATAGAAATGACTATATATATAAATAAAAGTTTCTTGTTGTATATAAGGGTAGTATAAGAATCCTTGTTAGATAGTAAAAGTGAGTTTCCATAATATAGTATTTACTTTCTGTAGTACGTATAAAGAAAAACCCGAAATATCAACGCTTTGATCAATTTATCAAATTATAAAAATATATCACCGGCAAGTTAACGAAAAAAATGGTAATAATTTAATATTTTTTTTATTCAAGACCGTTATATTTATCTGTATCATATTTTAATAATAGCTGTGTTAAATGCTCGGCATGCCCCTTTTCTTCATTAATTATTGAATACAATGCATAACGGACATCATTATAGGGGATACTAGCTAACTGCTGTTCATATAGGATAACAGCTTCAAATTCGCCTTTTATGTCGTCTCTTACATTATTTAAGATTATCTGTTTATCGTAGTTTGGTGTATATGTTTGCATAGGTGACTTAGGGCCTAATTTATTGCCAATATGATCTTTATATGCTTGATATTGTAATGGGTCATATTTACGAAGCAATGAAAGAATCATACCATAGTGTTTTTTTTCATCTCCCATGATACTTTTCCAAGCTGCATTAATGTCTTCCATGTTTGAATTTGCAATATGGTCAGCGTAACCGTTTATCGCATCAATTTCAGCTATTAATATCTCCCTTAATTTATTTGTATTACGTATCGCAATTCCTTGTGGTTGGCCATATGGATTAGTGTAACTCATTTATTTTATACCTCCTATATTGGGGCTTACTTAAATTGGTAAACTGTTTTCATAATATATTATTCATTAATGTTCAATTACATTCATGCTATATATAAAAACTACCCGAAACATAGGTTGGTACTTTAACCAAAAAAAATAAAATATAAACTGCATTCGCCAAGTCTTACTTCCGGAGTTGTGTAGAAAAGAAATATTTTAATTGGTAATCGCTACTTTATGCAAACTGCAGGAAATAGCCATTAAGTACGCTTTATATTACAATGTTGAATTAACACTTCAATTATCTAATACATAAATAGTATAATAAATTTTATGTATTATCAACTAATATTTGGAATACTATGTAAATATATCT from Clostridium pasteurianum BC1 includes:
- a CDS encoding ferritin family protein; this encodes MSYTNPYGQPQGIAIRNTNKLREILIAEIDAINGYADHIANSNMEDINAAWKSIMGDEKKHYGMILSLLRKYDPLQYQAYKDHIGNKLGPKSPMQTYTPNYDKQIILNNVRDDIKGEFEAVILYEQQLASIPYNDVRYALYSIINEEKGHAEHLTQLLLKYDTDKYNGLE